A window of the Arenibacter algicola genome harbors these coding sequences:
- a CDS encoding phosphotriesterase family protein, whose amino-acid sequence MSQEFFRTVLGDKPTSEMGLTYSHEHIIIDDSYVTAAHPEFLLNDVHKISEELKNFYKAGGRTVVDTMPANSGRNVLKSVEVSHVSGVNIIVPTGMHLEIYYPKNHWRYHYSEDQLTELFIDDIEKGIDQFDYSGPFVKRTQHKAGLIKLATGDGPITPHQEKIFRAVVNAHLETGAPILTHTNFGKQALEQAKLFEKLGANLQHVVLSHVDRAKEEDYNRAVLDTGVRLEYDSAFRWKDSEPNYTLNLLENLLPQYPDQITLGMDMAKNAYWKSYGGSPGLNYLIETIPQFLKSKGLEEHYKKVFFDNPKKLYAFSQS is encoded by the coding sequence ATGTCTCAAGAGTTTTTTAGAACAGTTTTGGGCGATAAGCCAACTTCGGAAATGGGACTCACCTATTCCCATGAACATATCATTATAGACGATAGTTATGTAACTGCTGCCCATCCCGAATTTTTACTCAACGACGTGCATAAAATTTCCGAGGAGCTCAAGAACTTTTATAAGGCGGGAGGCAGAACCGTTGTAGACACCATGCCGGCCAATAGTGGGCGTAATGTTTTAAAATCGGTTGAAGTAAGTCACGTTAGTGGTGTTAATATAATTGTCCCAACAGGAATGCATTTGGAAATTTATTATCCTAAAAACCATTGGAGATATCACTATTCCGAAGATCAATTGACAGAGCTTTTTATAGATGATATTGAAAAAGGCATTGATCAATTTGATTATTCAGGACCATTTGTAAAAAGGACCCAGCATAAGGCTGGCCTTATTAAATTGGCTACCGGGGATGGACCGATAACTCCCCATCAGGAAAAAATCTTTAGGGCCGTCGTAAATGCACATTTGGAAACAGGAGCTCCTATATTAACACATACCAATTTTGGAAAACAGGCCTTGGAACAAGCGAAACTGTTCGAAAAATTGGGGGCAAATCTCCAACATGTAGTGCTTTCCCATGTGGACCGGGCCAAAGAGGAAGATTATAACAGGGCGGTGCTTGATACTGGAGTTCGGTTGGAGTACGACAGTGCCTTCCGCTGGAAAGATTCAGAACCCAATTATACCCTGAATCTTTTGGAAAATCTACTCCCCCAATATCCAGATCAAATTACACTGGGAATGGATATGGCAAAAAATGCTTACTGGAAAAGTTATGGAGGCAGTCCCGGGTTAAATTATCTTATAGAGACCATTCCCCAATTCTTAAAATCCAAAGGCTTGGAAGAGCATTACAAAAAAGTGTTTTTTGACAATCCGAAAAAATTATATGCCTTTTCCCAATCTTAA
- a CDS encoding GntR family transcriptional regulator: protein MKKIKKYHQIQEYIKKRIQTQKYPPDSYLPSENEFCVQFGTTRTTVRKALDELLKEGFIAKEQGKGSKVLERGKYLGLLSVKGFSGSTDYKVKTRVTVEPKVVEWDPIIGFPLSEDEKSSKCVYFQRVRYIDDKPVVLENNWYALNALEPIRSEEFVEGSFFKTLSQEYLIEIMGAEQELRSVPASGDIAKKMGIAVGAPILHISIRFRTSRPHLNLYGDLYCNTTEYPIRNSYFL from the coding sequence TTGAAAAAGATAAAAAAGTACCATCAGATACAAGAGTATATAAAGAAGCGGATACAGACACAAAAATATCCTCCAGATAGTTATTTGCCTTCGGAGAACGAATTTTGTGTTCAATTTGGGACCACAAGAACAACGGTTAGAAAGGCATTGGATGAACTGTTGAAAGAGGGTTTTATAGCCAAGGAACAGGGCAAGGGCAGTAAAGTGCTGGAGAGAGGCAAATATCTAGGACTCTTGTCTGTCAAGGGTTTTTCGGGCTCAACGGATTATAAGGTAAAGACAAGAGTGACCGTGGAGCCTAAAGTTGTGGAATGGGACCCGATTATTGGTTTCCCGTTATCCGAGGACGAAAAGAGTTCTAAATGTGTCTATTTTCAAAGAGTTCGTTACATAGACGACAAACCTGTAGTATTGGAGAATAATTGGTATGCTTTGAACGCCTTGGAACCTATAAGGTCAGAAGAATTTGTGGAGGGATCTTTTTTTAAGACCCTTAGTCAGGAATACTTAATTGAGATTATGGGAGCGGAGCAGGAACTGAGGTCGGTGCCGGCTAGCGGGGATATTGCCAAAAAAATGGGGATTGCAGTTGGTGCCCCTATTCTACATATATCAATTAGGTTCAGAACCAGTAGGCCCCATCTTAATTTATATGGCGATCTGTACTGCAATACTACGGAGTATCCTATTCGAAATAGTTACTTTTTGTAG
- a CDS encoding PVC-type heme-binding CxxCH protein, translating into MLMIFSFVCCADNRIADYQTPVLNYQTNMENDFIVPEGWQISLWAESPSLYNPTNMDVDEKGRVWVTEAVNYRDFNNDPKHRLNFEEGDRIMILEDTDGDGISDTSKVFVQDKDLVAPMGIAVVGNKVFVSCAPTLFVYTDENGDDVPDKKEAFLTGFGGFDHDHSLHSLVVGPDGKWYFNTGNAGPHRVTDKGGWQLRSGSVYSGGTPYNDKNEPAQVSDDGRIWVGGLALRMNNKGKDLEVVGHNFRNSYEVALDSYGNMWQNDNDDQVVTCRVSWLMEGGNAGYFNANGKRTWQADRKPGQDIFTAHWHQDDPGVMPAGDNTGAGSPTGVVVYEGDAFGPEYRGMLLSADAGRNVIFAYQPSPNVAGFDLKRRDLITSTQESTEGYVWNDIDDDKRKWFRPSDVAVGTDGAIYIADWYDPVVGGHQMMDTVGYGRIYRISPKGKNLTIPKIDLSTVQGQIDALLNPAINVRSQGFEQLLEQGERVVEDVKKILDSDNPYHRSRAIWLLSKLGNQGNAIVKNVLKNEPDPRLRTVAFRALKDDAESFLKYAATAANDPSPQVRREVAISLRDIPWKESSTLIKELFKGYSDNDPWYLEALGMAMDGKEESAYAELLSDQPDDPVKWPDAFASLVWRIHPKSAVNALKERALAESLSPNLKIQSVDALAFINDRDAVAAMLAINKSSTDKTIKETSQWWLDFRKNNDWFAFWDWEAENGEGFSVPDNIAELNEILLNQDTSTKKRIEAGKEMAGSLIGGRLLISLAAKDQLSNEVISGISEAIFNNPELEIRTLASEHFKKSGEKQMAIPAILKLTGDSGKGESVFLSKCTTCHKNGITGNDIGPDLSSIGEKFDKTALLDAIIHPNASIVFGYEPLMIKTKSGQAFFGFLLSEGETTVLKDLTGKQIVIAPDDIESKEKMKMGIMPNALALGLTEQDLANLSAYLLTLKNSTL; encoded by the coding sequence ATGCTTATGATATTCTCATTTGTATGTTGCGCGGACAACAGAATAGCGGACTACCAAACCCCCGTACTTAATTATCAGACCAATATGGAGAATGACTTTATTGTACCGGAAGGTTGGCAGATAAGCCTATGGGCAGAATCCCCCTCCCTGTACAATCCAACAAATATGGATGTTGACGAAAAAGGAAGGGTTTGGGTTACGGAAGCAGTGAATTATAGGGATTTTAACAACGATCCAAAACACCGTTTAAACTTTGAAGAAGGAGATCGGATAATGATTCTGGAAGACACGGATGGCGATGGTATTAGTGACACCTCCAAGGTATTTGTCCAGGATAAAGATCTGGTTGCACCAATGGGGATTGCAGTTGTAGGGAATAAGGTATTCGTATCCTGCGCGCCCACTTTGTTTGTCTATACTGATGAAAATGGCGATGACGTACCCGACAAAAAGGAAGCCTTTCTTACTGGGTTCGGAGGCTTCGATCACGACCACAGTCTACATTCACTAGTAGTAGGTCCGGACGGAAAATGGTATTTCAATACGGGGAATGCCGGACCGCACCGAGTGACGGACAAAGGCGGTTGGCAACTACGTTCAGGTAGCGTTTATTCGGGCGGAACCCCTTACAACGATAAAAATGAACCAGCGCAAGTCAGTGATGACGGACGTATTTGGGTCGGGGGTCTGGCTTTAAGAATGAACAATAAAGGCAAAGACCTTGAGGTGGTAGGCCACAATTTTCGAAACTCCTACGAGGTTGCATTGGACTCATATGGAAATATGTGGCAAAACGACAACGATGATCAAGTGGTCACCTGCAGGGTAAGTTGGCTTATGGAAGGTGGCAACGCAGGATATTTCAACGCTAACGGCAAACGTACATGGCAGGCGGACCGTAAACCTGGACAGGATATTTTCACAGCCCATTGGCACCAGGACGACCCAGGGGTAATGCCGGCGGGAGACAACACTGGGGCAGGATCACCTACAGGAGTGGTCGTTTACGAAGGGGACGCCTTTGGTCCGGAGTATCGTGGAATGCTCCTAAGTGCCGATGCAGGCCGCAACGTAATATTTGCCTACCAGCCGTCTCCGAATGTGGCCGGATTTGATTTGAAAAGGCGCGATTTGATAACCTCTACCCAAGAATCTACAGAAGGTTATGTATGGAACGATATTGATGATGATAAACGCAAATGGTTTAGACCAAGCGATGTTGCCGTTGGAACCGATGGTGCCATTTACATTGCCGATTGGTACGATCCGGTAGTAGGGGGCCACCAGATGATGGACACCGTAGGCTATGGCCGAATCTATAGAATTAGCCCTAAAGGAAAAAATCTTACGATCCCAAAAATAGACCTAAGCACAGTTCAAGGTCAAATTGACGCTCTTCTAAATCCTGCTATAAATGTTCGAAGCCAAGGCTTTGAACAATTACTGGAGCAAGGTGAACGGGTTGTAGAAGATGTGAAGAAAATATTGGATTCAGACAATCCCTATCATCGATCAAGAGCCATCTGGTTGTTGTCCAAACTTGGCAACCAAGGAAATGCCATTGTGAAAAACGTATTAAAAAACGAACCGGACCCCCGATTAAGGACCGTGGCATTTAGGGCCCTGAAAGATGATGCTGAATCCTTTTTAAAATATGCCGCAACAGCGGCCAATGATCCTTCTCCACAAGTGAGAAGAGAAGTGGCCATTTCCCTTCGAGACATACCTTGGAAGGAAAGCAGCACCCTTATCAAGGAATTATTTAAGGGATATAGCGACAATGATCCCTGGTATCTGGAAGCCTTGGGAATGGCCATGGACGGTAAAGAGGAATCGGCCTATGCCGAATTGCTTTCAGATCAGCCCGATGACCCTGTAAAATGGCCCGATGCCTTTGCTTCGCTCGTATGGCGAATACACCCCAAATCTGCTGTCAATGCATTAAAAGAAAGGGCTCTGGCAGAAAGTTTATCCCCAAATCTTAAAATACAATCCGTAGATGCTTTGGCCTTTATTAATGACAGGGATGCAGTCGCAGCTATGCTGGCCATAAACAAATCAAGTACGGACAAAACGATAAAAGAAACCTCCCAATGGTGGCTGGACTTTAGAAAAAATAACGACTGGTTTGCTTTTTGGGACTGGGAAGCGGAAAATGGGGAAGGATTTAGTGTTCCGGATAATATTGCCGAACTCAATGAAATACTTTTGAACCAAGACACCTCTACAAAAAAAAGGATCGAGGCAGGAAAGGAAATGGCGGGCAGCTTGATAGGCGGACGCCTATTAATTAGTTTGGCCGCCAAGGATCAGCTTTCCAATGAAGTTATTAGCGGAATATCCGAGGCTATTTTTAACAATCCCGAATTGGAAATCCGGACATTGGCCAGTGAACACTTTAAAAAATCCGGGGAAAAGCAAATGGCCATACCGGCCATCTTAAAATTGACAGGGGATAGTGGTAAAGGTGAAAGTGTTTTTCTATCAAAATGCACAACCTGTCACAAAAATGGAATTACTGGTAACGATATAGGACCTGACCTGTCTTCAATCGGGGAAAAGTTCGACAAGACCGCCCTATTGGATGCCATTATTCATCCAAATGCCTCCATAGTCTTTGGATATGAACCACTTATGATAAAAACTAAAAGCGGTCAGGCCTTTTTCGGTTTTCTTCTGTCTGAGGGCGAAACCACAGTGCTGAAGGACTTGACCGGAAAACAGATTGTGATTGCCCCCGATGACATAGAGAGCAAGGAGAAAATGAAGATGGGCATTATGCCAAATGCCTTGGCCTTGGGCCTCACTGAACAAGATCTGGCCAATTTATCGGCCTACTTATTGACCTTAAAGAATAGTACACTATAG
- a CDS encoding sugar phosphate isomerase/epimerase family protein encodes MGAAITRREVLKSSAGILGLGMLGAYEAFAMDKRNRFKIGACDWSIQKMSEVKAIEVGKKIGLDGVQISLGSLANDMHLKQTSIQQQYKDACLEYGMTIGGIAIGEMNNIPYKSDPRAELWVSDSIDVAKKMNVKVVLLAFFHNGDLKNDLKGTQETIRRLKKVSRKAEDNGIILGIESWLSAEEHMEIISAVGSPNVKVYYDVANSNKMGYNIYEEIRWLGKKHICEFHAKENGYLLGQGRIDFEEVKKAIDEIKYEGWIQIEGAVPENADMFDSYVLNNKYLRSVLKI; translated from the coding sequence ATGGGTGCTGCAATAACCAGAAGGGAAGTGTTAAAATCCTCCGCCGGCATACTTGGCCTGGGTATGCTTGGGGCCTACGAGGCATTTGCAATGGACAAAAGAAATCGATTTAAGATTGGCGCCTGCGATTGGTCAATTCAGAAAATGTCCGAAGTGAAGGCGATAGAAGTGGGCAAAAAAATTGGCTTGGATGGCGTTCAGATAAGTCTAGGCAGCTTAGCTAATGATATGCACCTAAAGCAAACAAGCATTCAACAACAATATAAAGATGCTTGCCTTGAATATGGCATGACCATAGGTGGAATAGCCATTGGTGAAATGAACAACATCCCCTATAAATCGGATCCACGTGCCGAACTTTGGGTATCGGACAGTATAGATGTGGCCAAAAAAATGAATGTCAAAGTCGTGCTATTGGCTTTCTTCCACAACGGAGACCTTAAAAATGATTTAAAAGGCACACAGGAAACAATTCGAAGGCTAAAAAAAGTGTCAAGAAAAGCAGAGGACAATGGTATTATCTTGGGTATAGAATCTTGGTTGAGTGCCGAAGAACATATGGAAATCATAAGTGCAGTGGGTTCGCCCAACGTAAAAGTATATTATGATGTAGCCAATTCGAACAAAATGGGATACAATATTTATGAGGAGATCCGGTGGTTGGGCAAAAAGCACATCTGTGAATTTCATGCCAAGGAGAACGGTTATTTATTGGGACAGGGCAGAATAGATTTTGAAGAAGTAAAAAAAGCGATAGACGAGATAAAATATGAAGGATGGATACAGATAGAGGGTGCCGTTCCCGAAAATGCCGACATGTTTGATAGTTATGTTTTGAACAATAAATACCTTAGGTCGGTTTTAAAGATATAG
- a CDS encoding Gfo/Idh/MocA family protein has translation MINENLAVSRRKFLDSITTAALAVPFLANSAVSFTSTEKKLRHACIGVGGMGWHDLQNFKEHPNVQIVALCDVDAKNLQKAAEVFPDARTYSDWRELLEKEGDNIDSVNVTVPDHNHFAIAYRAIQNGKHVYCQKPLCHDVAEVRKLTEVAIKAGVITQLGTQHASGKGDRSAVQILKDGVIGKVKHAYLCSNRPEAIERYRLPGPRPPQGQDVPSHLNWDLWTGTAPMRPYAPNIYHPAIWRAWQDFGTGWSGDIGCHILDAVWKGLDLKAPISVMARVQDSWQESSERNGDTWPQGDHITWMFPGNELTASDILPLEWFDGEFYPPWEVQALFHGKPYPAESALLIGTEGALLMPHKEMPVLLPENKYVDYQMPTLEDRNHYHHFVDACLGSEKNDSHFAQSGPMTEAILLGTVAIRMPDTVLKWDPVNMSFPNQPKANKFLQREYRKGWGVAGF, from the coding sequence ATGATTAACGAGAACCTTGCAGTATCGAGAAGAAAATTCTTGGATTCAATTACCACAGCCGCACTTGCGGTTCCTTTTTTGGCGAATTCCGCCGTTAGTTTTACCTCCACAGAGAAGAAGCTAAGGCATGCTTGTATAGGAGTTGGAGGTATGGGGTGGCACGATTTGCAAAACTTTAAGGAACATCCCAATGTGCAGATTGTTGCACTTTGTGATGTGGATGCTAAAAACTTGCAGAAGGCAGCAGAAGTTTTTCCTGATGCGCGAACATATAGTGATTGGCGGGAACTTCTTGAGAAGGAGGGGGACAATATTGACTCGGTCAATGTAACTGTCCCGGATCATAACCACTTTGCTATTGCTTATCGGGCAATCCAAAATGGTAAACATGTTTATTGTCAAAAGCCTTTATGCCATGATGTGGCAGAGGTTCGCAAGCTAACTGAAGTAGCAATTAAGGCTGGAGTAATAACTCAGTTAGGCACACAGCATGCCTCGGGCAAGGGTGATCGTTCAGCGGTTCAAATTCTAAAAGATGGTGTTATTGGAAAAGTGAAACACGCCTATCTGTGCTCTAATCGTCCGGAGGCTATTGAGCGATATAGGCTTCCGGGCCCTCGCCCACCTCAAGGTCAGGATGTGCCTTCCCATTTGAATTGGGATCTTTGGACCGGAACCGCTCCAATGCGCCCTTATGCGCCCAACATTTATCATCCGGCCATATGGAGAGCATGGCAGGATTTCGGAACAGGTTGGTCCGGAGATATCGGATGCCACATATTGGACGCTGTTTGGAAAGGCTTGGATTTGAAAGCACCTATTTCCGTTATGGCCAGGGTTCAGGATTCATGGCAGGAATCTTCGGAACGAAATGGGGATACATGGCCGCAGGGTGACCATATCACCTGGATGTTTCCTGGCAATGAGCTTACAGCATCGGATATTCTACCCCTAGAATGGTTTGACGGGGAGTTTTACCCGCCTTGGGAAGTGCAAGCTCTTTTTCATGGAAAACCGTATCCAGCAGAATCGGCCCTACTCATAGGTACCGAAGGGGCTCTGCTTATGCCCCATAAAGAAATGCCTGTTCTGTTGCCAGAAAACAAATATGTAGATTACCAAATGCCAACTTTGGAAGACCGTAATCACTACCACCATTTTGTGGACGCTTGTTTGGGCAGTGAAAAGAACGATTCACATTTTGCTCAGTCCGGTCCTATGACGGAAGCCATCCTATTGGGTACGGTGGCAATACGTATGCCGGATACGGTCCTGAAATGGGATCCGGTCAATATGTCGTTCCCCAATCAGCCTAAGGCCAATAAATTTCTTCAACGGGAATATCGCAAAGGTTGGGGCGTAGCAGGTTTTTAA
- a CDS encoding bifunctional folylpolyglutamate synthase/dihydrofolate synthase, giving the protein MTYQETLEWMFGQLPMYQQKGISAFKGKLDNILALSAYLGHPERKFKSIHVAGTNGKGSSSHMLASILQEAGYKVGLYTSPHLKDFRERIRINGIPVSKKFVVDFIKKNKLFFEAHDLSFFEMTVGMAFQYFEKEKIDIAIVEVGLGGRLDSTNIIIPEVSLITNIGYDHVEMLGDTIAKIAFEKAGIIKPGIPVVISELQEETATVFNNIARERGSKIIFAGEVIPGNYKTSLLGSYQAKNVKGVVATIKELKGFEIREEHIVDGLLNVSVNTGLLGRWQTIGENPTVVCDTAHNTEGLSIVLDQLKQQEYTSLHLVIGFVKDKNLEQILPLFPKNAHYYFCRPNIQRGLDEVVLKTRAMEFGLEGESYPSVNEALKSALRVAKKSDFVFVGGSTFVVAEIV; this is encoded by the coding sequence ATGACTTATCAGGAAACTTTGGAATGGATGTTCGGGCAACTGCCCATGTACCAGCAAAAGGGAATTTCTGCATTTAAGGGTAAGTTAGACAATATACTTGCCCTTTCCGCATATTTAGGGCATCCAGAAAGAAAATTTAAAAGCATACATGTGGCAGGAACCAACGGGAAAGGGTCCAGTAGTCATATGCTGGCCTCTATTTTGCAGGAGGCTGGTTATAAGGTCGGTTTGTATACGTCTCCCCATTTAAAGGATTTCAGGGAGCGGATCAGAATTAACGGAATACCGGTCAGCAAAAAATTCGTTGTCGATTTTATAAAAAAAAATAAGCTTTTTTTTGAGGCACATGACCTTTCGTTTTTCGAAATGACAGTCGGAATGGCCTTTCAGTATTTTGAAAAGGAGAAAATAGATATTGCCATTGTAGAGGTTGGACTGGGAGGTCGTTTGGATTCTACCAATATAATTATCCCCGAAGTGTCCTTGATTACGAATATAGGCTATGATCATGTGGAGATGTTGGGAGATACCATTGCCAAAATAGCCTTTGAGAAGGCGGGCATCATTAAACCAGGGATACCGGTGGTCATAAGTGAATTGCAGGAAGAGACAGCAACTGTTTTTAATAATATAGCAAGGGAAAGAGGCTCAAAAATAATTTTTGCAGGGGAAGTAATCCCTGGAAACTATAAAACCTCCTTGTTGGGGAGTTACCAGGCCAAAAACGTCAAGGGCGTGGTTGCCACCATTAAGGAATTGAAGGGTTTTGAAATTAGGGAGGAACATATAGTTGATGGCTTGTTGAATGTTTCTGTTAATACGGGATTGCTGGGTAGATGGCAAACTATTGGCGAAAACCCAACAGTTGTTTGTGATACGGCCCATAATACTGAAGGATTGTCCATTGTTTTGGATCAATTGAAGCAACAGGAATACACCTCTCTTCATTTGGTCATTGGATTTGTAAAAGACAAGAATTTGGAACAGATTTTACCTCTTTTTCCAAAAAATGCCCATTATTATTTTTGTAGGCCTAACATTCAGAGAGGTTTGGATGAAGTGGTACTTAAAACTCGGGCAATGGAATTTGGTTTGGAGGGGGAGTCTTATCCTTCTGTAAATGAAGCGCTTAAATCTGCATTAAGGGTTGCGAAAAAATCCGATTTTGTGTTTGTTGGGGGGAGTACTTTTGTTGTAGCTGAAATTGTGTAA
- a CDS encoding energy transducer TonB, whose translation MSLLNTRHEKKSFTLTTILLSVLLLLLFYIGLTYLDPPIENGISVNFGTTNFGSGTVQPKEKIKSEPLNTPIKEPKVVEEKVEEVVEQVPKEKVAKEKPAEKLLTQENEESIKIKQQQEAKRKADEAAKKAQVEAERVAREKKEAEEKVRREQQAKKNKLDELIGGINKSEGTASGGEGDDNKAGDKGQPDGDPYATSYYGSPGSGSGTGGYGLNGRTLVNKGKVQQECNEEGRVVVKIVVDRNGKVVSATPGQRGTTNTHPCLLEPAKKTAFMHQWNLDSNAPSQQVGFVVVNFKLGE comes from the coding sequence ATGTCATTACTTAACACGAGACACGAGAAAAAATCATTTACACTTACCACAATTCTGTTGAGTGTACTATTGCTATTGCTTTTTTATATTGGACTCACCTATTTGGATCCTCCAATAGAAAATGGCATTTCCGTCAATTTTGGAACAACCAATTTTGGTAGTGGCACGGTACAGCCCAAAGAAAAGATTAAATCAGAACCCCTCAACACTCCCATTAAAGAACCCAAGGTTGTGGAGGAGAAAGTAGAAGAGGTGGTAGAGCAGGTGCCGAAGGAAAAGGTAGCCAAGGAGAAACCTGCCGAAAAATTACTTACCCAGGAAAACGAGGAATCCATAAAAATTAAACAGCAGCAGGAAGCCAAACGCAAAGCCGACGAGGCTGCCAAAAAGGCCCAGGTAGAAGCGGAGCGGGTTGCCCGCGAAAAGAAGGAGGCCGAAGAAAAGGTTAGAAGGGAGCAACAGGCGAAAAAGAACAAATTGGATGAGCTGATCGGAGGAATAAATAAATCCGAAGGAACTGCTTCCGGTGGAGAAGGTGACGATAATAAGGCCGGGGATAAAGGCCAGCCAGACGGCGATCCGTATGCAACCAGTTATTACGGAAGTCCCGGGTCGGGCAGTGGTACGGGAGGTTATGGACTCAATGGACGAACTTTGGTGAATAAAGGCAAGGTGCAACAAGAATGTAATGAAGAAGGAAGGGTTGTAGTGAAAATCGTTGTGGACCGAAATGGTAAAGTGGTTAGTGCTACCCCTGGGCAAAGAGGGACTACTAATACCCATCCCTGCTTGTTGGAACCTGCCAAGAAAACAGCTTTTATGCATCAATGGAACTTGGATTCCAATGCACCTAGTCAACAAGTTGGTTTTGTAGTGGTGAATTTTAAATTGGGGGAATAA
- a CDS encoding ExbD/TolR family protein, with protein sequence MKLKGRNKVSPDFSMSSMTDIVFLLLIFFMLTANSPNALDLLLPKAKGKSTNTQNVSVSINKNLEYFVNNEKINGQYIEIELKKALKGQEKPTIILRAEESVAIKEAVNVMDIANRNNYKVILAVRPN encoded by the coding sequence ATGAAACTAAAAGGTAGAAATAAGGTTAGCCCAGATTTTAGCATGTCCTCTATGACGGATATAGTGTTTCTTTTGCTTATCTTCTTTATGCTAACTGCAAATTCGCCCAATGCGTTGGATTTGTTGTTGCCTAAAGCAAAGGGGAAATCTACAAATACCCAAAATGTATCTGTAAGCATCAATAAGAACCTGGAATATTTTGTGAACAACGAGAAGATAAACGGACAGTATATAGAAATTGAATTAAAAAAGGCACTAAAAGGGCAGGAGAAACCTACTATTATTCTTAGGGCAGAAGAGAGCGTTGCCATCAAAGAGGCGGTTAACGTAATGGATATTGCCAATAGAAATAATTACAAGGTTATTTTGGCAGTGCGACCAAATTAA
- a CDS encoding MotA/TolQ/ExbB proton channel family protein, with protein sequence MLLIQDLAQETGLEGVVSEEKTLSVIDLIVNGGTGSILIISVLFVMLFVALYIYFERIFAIKAASKIDSNFMNQIRDHVTNGKLDAAKILCAQTDSPVARLTEKGISRIGKPLDDINTAIENAGTLEVYKLEKNVSVLATVAGAAPMIGFLGTVIGMILAFHQMASSGGQAEMGSLASGIYTAMTTTVAGLIVGIIAYIGYNHLVNRTDKVVHKMEANAVEFLDLLNEPI encoded by the coding sequence ATGTTATTGATACAAGACCTGGCTCAAGAGACAGGATTAGAGGGAGTTGTGTCCGAGGAAAAGACGCTTTCTGTCATTGATTTAATAGTAAATGGCGGTACTGGAAGTATCTTGATCATAAGTGTTTTGTTTGTAATGCTTTTTGTGGCATTGTATATTTATTTTGAACGGATTTTTGCGATCAAGGCAGCTTCTAAGATAGATAGCAATTTTATGAACCAGATACGGGACCATGTTACCAATGGCAAATTGGATGCGGCCAAAATATTGTGTGCTCAAACAGATTCGCCGGTAGCTAGGTTAACGGAAAAGGGAATATCCAGAATAGGGAAGCCCTTGGACGATATTAACACCGCTATAGAAAATGCGGGTACACTGGAGGTGTATAAATTGGAAAAAAATGTGAGTGTTTTGGCTACCGTTGCCGGAGCAGCCCCAATGATCGGGTTTTTGGGAACCGTAATTGGTATGATTTTGGCATTCCATCAAATGGCAAGCAGTGGTGGACAGGCAGAAATGGGTTCTTTGGCTTCAGGTATTTATACGGCAATGACCACTACGGTAGCCGGGCTTATTGTAGGTATTATAGCATACATAGGATATAATCATTTGGTAAACAGGACGGATAAGGTAGTGCATAAAATGGAAGCCAATGCGGTGGAATTCTTGGATTTATTGAACGAACCTATTTAG